A DNA window from Candidatus Saccharibacteria bacterium oral taxon 955 contains the following coding sequences:
- a CDS encoding ASCH domain-containing protein, which yields MTTHQLRLATEPYDAIVSGKKTIESRLYDEKRQKIQIGDQIIFTNREDPSQTATVKVAGLQRHATFRDLFLQNDPRKFGGESVEGLESQINKFYSLHDQRQNGIVGIEFELI from the coding sequence ATGACTACACATCAACTAAGATTAGCTACCGAGCCTTATGACGCCATAGTCTCTGGTAAGAAAACTATCGAATCACGACTATACGATGAAAAGCGCCAGAAAATTCAAATCGGCGATCAAATAATTTTTACCAACCGGGAAGACCCTAGCCAAACTGCTACGGTTAAGGTAGCAGGATTGCAGCGCCATGCAACGTTTCGTGATTTGTTCTTGCAGAATGATCCTCGTAAGTTTGGCGGTGAGAGTGTTGAAGGGCTCGAAAGCCAAATCAATAAATTCTATTCTCTTCACGACCAAAGACAAAATGGAATTGTTGGAATTGAATTTGAACTAATATAA
- a CDS encoding NUDIX domain-containing protein — MAKTVICKDVFGNQYTVPVDELNISVGVYAVIIEDNKILLTRQWDGYSLIGGSVEKGETIEESIVREVKEETGLTIMPDKIIHQATTFFKRNAEAQANQSIQLYGQINNDNITDSEKTYTNGTPEWVDLDKIDDINFRHSVGLRTILCAYRETTNGK, encoded by the coding sequence GTGGCTAAAACTGTCATCTGTAAAGACGTCTTCGGCAATCAATACACCGTTCCCGTTGACGAGCTGAACATTAGTGTGGGCGTGTATGCAGTTATCATTGAGGATAATAAGATTCTTTTGACTCGGCAATGGGACGGCTATAGCTTGATTGGCGGCAGTGTCGAGAAAGGTGAAACGATCGAGGAATCAATTGTCCGCGAAGTTAAGGAAGAAACTGGACTGACCATAATGCCGGATAAAATCATTCACCAGGCAACTACTTTTTTCAAGCGCAACGCTGAAGCGCAGGCCAACCAGTCGATCCAGCTGTACGGGCAAATCAATAACGACAACATAACCGACAGCGAGAAAACCTACACTAACGGCACACCGGAGTGGGTTGATTTGGATAAAATTGACGATATAAACTTCCGTCATAGTGTGGGTTTGAGAACGATTTTGTGTGCGTATCGGGAGACCACTAATGGCAAATAA
- a CDS encoding ASCH domain-containing protein encodes MRKMRIKRLYYDAIMSGLKTLEVRVGYNSIKHLKAGEILRLEAGHASGVVRIKSIRIYDNFADMLAIEPWRQVVPQAKSKEEALCLLQKIYPPYKERLGVHVIEIEK; translated from the coding sequence ATGCGTAAGATGCGCATCAAGCGACTTTACTACGATGCGATCATGTCAGGCCTAAAGACTCTGGAGGTCCGTGTCGGATACAACAGCATCAAGCATCTTAAGGCTGGGGAAATATTGCGGCTCGAGGCTGGACACGCGTCTGGCGTTGTGCGAATCAAGTCGATCCGCATCTATGACAATTTTGCCGATATGCTGGCAATCGAGCCTTGGCGACAGGTCGTGCCGCAGGCGAAAAGCAAAGAAGAGGCGCTCTGTCTCCTTCAAAAGATCTACCCGCCCTACAAGGAGCGCCTTGGTGTTCACGTTATCGAGATTGAGAAGTAG
- the cyaB gene encoding class IV adenylate cyclase has translation MIEIEAKFKLSTDVTRNKLIAVLESQFVAPISIKHQIDTVFLLPEQVDSPIVPGSKIMRVRDILDLETGELRQSLMTLKIEGQAKLVSDEYEFAVDDGDMARQMLTALGWREVVTVDKVRLESKTEDYTICIDDVAGLGLFIELEVLAEDDVDVDALQKQMRSFLKSLNIDGELWNIPYDTSIRNLRVQPQCL, from the coding sequence GTGATTGAAATCGAAGCTAAATTCAAACTATCTACTGACGTGACTCGCAACAAGCTCATTGCGGTCCTGGAAAGTCAGTTTGTCGCGCCCATCTCAATCAAACACCAAATTGATACGGTTTTTCTACTGCCCGAACAGGTTGACAGTCCGATCGTTCCTGGCTCAAAAATCATGAGAGTACGTGACATCCTTGATCTCGAGACCGGTGAATTACGACAGAGCTTGATGACGCTAAAAATCGAAGGGCAGGCGAAATTAGTATCTGATGAATATGAATTTGCGGTTGACGACGGCGACATGGCACGCCAAATGCTCACAGCGCTGGGCTGGCGAGAAGTTGTAACGGTTGATAAAGTTCGCCTTGAGTCGAAAACTGAAGACTATACGATTTGCATAGACGATGTCGCTGGGCTAGGACTATTTATTGAACTGGAAGTTTTAGCTGAGGACGACGTAGATGTAGACGCTCTCCAAAAGCAAATGCGTAGCTTTCTGAAGAGCTTGAATATTGACGGTGAGCTGTGGAATATTCCTTATGATACAAGTATTAGAAACTTACGGGTTCAACCACAATGTCTTTGA
- the cyaB gene encoding class IV adenylate cyclase, with protein MTKKLLEIERKRQLTGDSKELIKRLQDLGFELQSSRHEIDTYYSRPDVDFMQTVECLRIRQRDGFAEVTYKPATTTATHTKNDVIIKPETNLPIQPGDAAIAKQLLANLGMVQLVEVKKYRRSLQSPNFPKATVAIDEIKNAGTFVEVEVLSDDKTSALAMISDIETKLGLESAEVVTRPYRDICMGL; from the coding sequence ATGACCAAGAAACTACTAGAAATCGAACGCAAACGCCAATTAACTGGTGACTCAAAAGAATTAATTAAGCGATTGCAAGACCTCGGTTTTGAGCTACAGAGTAGCCGCCACGAAATCGATACGTATTATTCTCGTCCTGATGTCGATTTCATGCAGACGGTTGAATGCTTGCGGATTCGCCAGCGCGATGGTTTTGCTGAGGTGACATATAAGCCTGCGACGACGACTGCGACACATACGAAAAACGATGTGATCATTAAGCCCGAGACAAACCTGCCAATTCAACCCGGAGACGCAGCAATCGCCAAGCAACTGCTCGCCAACCTCGGCATGGTACAGCTGGTCGAGGTCAAAAAATACCGGCGATCGCTCCAGTCACCAAACTTTCCAAAAGCAACGGTAGCTATTGATGAAATTAAAAACGCCGGAACGTTCGTGGAAGTTGAAGTTCTGTCAGATGATAAGACTAGTGCTCTAGCGATGATTAGTGACATTGAAACCAAACTCGGACTTGAATCGGCAGAAGTTGTTACGCGGCCTTATCGGGATATTTGCATGGGACTTTAA
- a CDS encoding GrpB family protein: protein MDRELEKMSLKELWQLFPIFLVEHNREWARWYDEEVKAISSLVPEKYITQISHIGSTAIPNIQAKNIVDILLEVPSEKELEPVKNILVENNWLCMSEKAKRISLNKGYTKQGFADKVFHLHIRVAGDNDEIYFRDYLIENSIIAKQYEKLKLNLWKEFEHDRDGYTDAKSDFIRKYTKIAREKYRSKNRSS, encoded by the coding sequence ATGGACAGAGAGCTAGAGAAAATGAGTTTGAAAGAGTTGTGGCAATTATTCCCCATATTTCTTGTAGAACACAATAGAGAATGGGCACGCTGGTATGATGAGGAAGTGAAAGCCATCTCCTCATTGGTGCCAGAAAAATACATAACACAAATATCTCACATTGGTAGCACGGCCATCCCAAATATACAGGCAAAGAATATAGTAGATATATTGCTTGAAGTCCCGTCGGAAAAAGAATTAGAGCCTGTAAAAAATATCCTTGTTGAAAATAATTGGTTGTGCATGAGTGAGAAAGCAAAACGAATCTCATTGAATAAGGGATATACCAAACAGGGCTTCGCGGATAAGGTATTTCATCTCCACATTAGGGTGGCGGGAGATAATGATGAGATCTATTTTAGGGATTACCTAATTGAAAATAGTATCATCGCCAAACAGTACGAGAAATTAAAACTGAATCTTTGGAAGGAATTTGAGCATGACAGAGATGGGTATACTGATGCAAAAAGTGATTTCATCAGAAAGTATACTAAGATAGCTAGAGAAAAATACAGATCCAAGAACAGGTCGTCTTAA